The genomic DNA GATGCAAACTTTCCAAGCAAGAGGTATGCGATTTCATTTAGATCCGTATGACGAGCACGCCTGGCTAACTTGTCCTCAGTGTAGGCGGAATGACGATACCCTCAACGGCCCTTGTATTGGTTGCGAAAAACATGGCGGGTCTCAACGGTGGCCGGGACCATGCGTGAAGGCTCACTTTGGGGACCTTGTCCTGTCAGGCTCATGCAACTACATCTGTGAGTAGTGATACCCACCTGCCTCTATGTTGTAATATGCTAACCAATGTTCTTCTAGCCTCGTATGCCATCTACCACCTTACACTCAACAATGATACACGCATTCGCAGAGAGCTTCCCAAGCGAATCAACCTTGATGAATTGGTAGGAAGGGTAGACCAAGCCCGCCGGAAGTTCAACTTCGAAGTCTACCAAGGTGGACAGCCTCTTTACGTCCTTGATCTTGATAGCTGCCACGACTATCTTCAGGGCCTCCGGAACCAGATGGATGTTGCTGAGCACGACTTTCCCGCCTTTATTGACATAGCTTTGTTACAGGCGGACACGAGTGGTGACGATTGGGAAAAGTGCATGACGCAGACGACATCACCGCCGAGGGATTGGCTTTCCCTGCTTTGCGACGTCAACAGAATGCCCAGCCGCGCCAGCTTCTCATACGTGTCTCGACCCAATATCTCTGAACCAGCAGCCGTCGTGGAGCGGCCTATCAACGTCGAGGACccagacgacgcagatgaCCTTATACTTGCAGCCCAGCTCTCGCGGATTGTGTGCCGCAAGCTAGAGGTTAAAGCGTACCATCATTTGCAGTGTCTCCTTTATGATTGGGGGACGATGGAGGACGGCAGGGTACTGACGTTCCTGCAGAGCCTGGGTCGCATCCTCTTGACGTTACGCTGGCGGCTGTCCTGGTGGGCCGCCGTCCCGAGTATcgttgttggcgatggcaCTCACGGCAGCAAATCAGACGACGCGAACCAGCAACGAGTTGAGTCACGGGTCCGGTCGCTGTGCTGGATCCTATACTTCTACTACTGCGCCGTACGCAGGCGGCTCCCAGTGTCGGACAACGAGATGCTGGCCGGCGTCTACACAGAGTACCCGGGCGCAGAAAAGGTGGTCTGGGACGACTTTCCTGGTGACGAGAGTATCAAAGGGTTCGAGGCGTGGATAGAGCGGGGCCGGGAGCTTATCAATGAGGCTGGAGTTTTGGACCGGCTCGAAAGATGAGGCCCGCGACGTGACCTTGTCATGCTCTCTATGCCAGCCAAGGCATCAGAAACGGACGTACATTTCCAGAACGGAATCGTTCGATGTCACGCTCAAGCGCGGTCGTTGACGGAAAACATCGGAAAACGAAATGTGCGAGAAAGACGGGCACCGCCGTGCTTTTGGGGCCGCCAAAAATGAAACAGACGGGCGGCAACTGGTATGGGATGAGGGGGGAGATTTGGAACACTCCTGGGGCGTTGATTCATTTGGTAGCATCTAGTAACATGATGCAGTGTCCTGTCCTTTGCGTGTAAGGCTCTCTGGGGCCTGATCTCCCCCTCGGTGATACGAGCGAGCGAACCCCAGAGCCGACTTCGCTGCGGATGAGGGGTCCGTCCCTATAGTTGGACATTATTGAAAATTGGAACATAGACGCTGGTTTTCCCAGCTGATTTCGGGACCCCTTGATATCTTTCTTTTTGTGAAAACAATCACTTCCTCTGtggcatggcgagatggAGACTGGCGCCGTCCGGTACCGCGTTTCGGGGCGGAAGCTGGTGTGGATCCCCGGAGGCGCCGAGCACAGGGGGGGATCATTCGGGGCGGCGACAAGGCTTTGAAGGTGGCTCTATCTGTTTCTTGATGGGCCGTTCAACGACCCCGTCTATTGCTACAACTGTGGAAAACTCACCCTGCGTGCCTGCATAAACCCCGCTTTCTTGTTGCCCCCTAGGAGTAAGCGTATCTTAAGAActgcctccccccctctcaagACTTCAAGAACAGCAAATTTGTTCATTCGTCCTCATTTCGATATCCGCGACAATGTTTCGTCTCAAGAAGACGCCTGCCAGAGAGCCTCGCCAAGCTTTTGGCTACGACCGTGATGCCGTCGTCTCACTCGTGAAGGGCCACTACCGCCTGCTCGTGGACATGGGCCATCTGCACCCGGAGGCCCTTCAGGCGCCACCCGAGACGGGATGGACCGATGAGGAGCTTAACGTCGACGCGCTGCGGACCCTGGGACGCTCCGACAAGGTCATTGACCTTTTACGACATCTTCCGTATCCGAGAGCGGGACCCCCCGGTAGTGACGAAgcgggcgacgacgcggcAGTCTACTATGAGACGAAGGTTCTGTCCTACCTCAGGAACAAGTGGCAGCCCGAAAAGGACCCAGATCCAAATTGGCATAAACGGCCGTTTGCCATGCTTGGGTTAGCGCCTTTTGACaagcccttgccgccgcaTATGGTATCCTTGACATATGACGAAGCAGCCATCGGAGTGATTTGGCTCATCGATACAGAAAAAGGTTTGGTTTTTTGAATGTTTGGATCTTTTTTTTCCATATCTTGTTTCTGCAGTATAGTATGCTTACAGAAACGCGCGCAGGATGTGTGTATCCTCAGGGCGACGATTACTACCAttatgatgatgatgagacCGAAAAAGACGCGCCATGGCTCGCCGCAAAGGCGGTTTCATTCAAGACCTTCTTCGACAAGATGAACAAGGACATCTCAAATCTGAAGCTGGTCCCAGCACCTGCGGCGGGAAACTTTGGGGCTGCTATTCGAAAAGTGAATGACCCGGATGCCAAGGTGAGCCCCGATCGCGAATACACAGCTCTACCTACCCTGCTGCGTATGACATCCAAAGTCATCGGGTACTTATAATCTGCAGGCAATGAAGAGGTTGTACCGTGAGTACGGTTGGCCAGACGCCTTCAGGAAAGATGAGTTTCTCAGGGCTGCCTTGCCTGCTCGCGCGGCCATCTTGGACGACGAGTACGACTGGTCAGACGCGTGAACGAGGTTCCGCACACTAATCTCACGGAGATCGATATGGGCTTAGACCTTCTCTGGCGCGCGGCCCTCCAACCCGAGAAGGTTGTTCTGGTTCAAGGGTGTATGTATTTCTGATTATTGATGGCTTTGATAAATTAATCTCATTATACATTAGATTACGGCCGCTCGTTTACCCTGAATGACCCCTAGTTGCAACAAGCTGAATGGCGTTTGCCAGTTCTCAGGCGGCGCCAAGGAAGGCCCGTGTTCCAAGGCTTCTGGCATGCTCATCTTGCAAGAGATCTTTGATATCATCGAGGAAAAGAATCTCAAGCCTCAGTTCGACGAGAAGGCAGGAGTGAAATGTGATTATCTCCCTGGTGTGTGCGACGAGGTTTGATAACCATTCCGACAGTTTCGCAGCTCAGTGGGCTCCGTCTCTCGATGCTTAGCATCTTGCAGCCTGGCTTAAAGGTGAGCGTGATGCTCTGCAGCTTCATGCGAGCAATCACCAGCAACGACAATGTGTCGAGAATGTCACACTCTCAAATGTGGGCACTTCGTTGCCCAGTAAAGGACACAGGGCGTTTGTGTGCAGAGCACTCCCTCGACTTTTTCGCGAATACTGGCACAAGTCGGCATCTCACACGTGGACCACATGGAAGGAGTATGAGATCGTTTTCAAGGATAGTTGTGAGAGAATTGCACAGTATACAACCACCCCGTACGTAACAAACTCAGCAACTATTATACTATCTCTCCGAGATACTGGCTATACCAGTAGCCTTACCACCAATCGGTTCGTACGCTGCCCTCATCTCACCAATGTCCTCAGTCTGTTCCACAGCCTCGCCCGCCGATCTCGCTTTACCAACCCAGTTGAACGCCGGACGCACAACAAAACCAAGCAATTGCTTTTGCCGCACAGTCAATTTGCCCAAGATATCTCCTCGCAAGCTCAAGTACGGGTTAATAACCGAACCCATGAAGTACCTGTTAAAGGCGTAGATGAGAGCGGGTCTTTCGGCATTTGTAGTATTAACACCAGTTGAATGCCAAACCGTAGTATTGAAGACTAGGCAAGTGCCGGCCGGGGCAGATGCTGGGATGGATCCATCCTTTGCATGGCCAGGTGTTAGTCGTGGTTGAGGAAGATGGCATCCTAGTGGCTGTTTCGCTCAGACTCAGGTTTTGGGGGAGGCTTACAAAACTGTTTGGATTGCGTGGGCGTACATGACCGATGTGAGAAGCCGGAATTACATGCGTGGCCCCGTTCATCTTGCTGGAGTCCTCCATGTAAAACATGAAACTAAGTCCAACTGGATCGTCCGTGAAAGGATTTATAGGAACCTGGTCGCGGTGAAAGGGCATCGGCACGTTGTTGGGTCCCAAGATATTGACTGAAGCCTGAGACAGGTACGAGTAATCTCCCAAAAACCAGGCGAGCAATTCGTCAAACAGTGGGTGGTTCAAGAGATCTAGAAACTCAGCCCCCTTGTTGACAACATTCCTTTGATTTGCGATGACCATCAGCGTATGCGGTGAAAGGGTTGATTGAGGCGTTGTGACGCACCACAGCCGTTGATTGGTTCCGCCTTCGATGTCACCTACGCCGGCCTTCCGCTCCCCGGCAGCTTGTTCAAGAATGGCCCGTCTCAAAATTTGAACCTGCTCCGGCGCTAAGGCGTCCTTGACTAGGCTTAGGGCTCACATTAGTCACTGCTGTTATCTTACGAAGTAGCAGTCGATGCAAGTTGCTATATTCATACCCATATCCGAATTGCTTGATATTGCGCTTGACCTCCACGATGTCAGTCGTCGGTTTAGGGAGGGCTTCCTGAGAGAAGGTGTAATCCTTCGGAGTCATGACTTTGGACGGCCGTGGAGATATGCGGTCCAATAGATCGTGTGACTTGGAAGGGTTGGCGCCCTGCACGTTGAAGCCAATACGGGCAACCATGTTCACGTCTAGGTTGCCGTTGGCCAAGCCGAAAATCATATCCGGACGCAGAGAAACTGTCACATCTACGCTCTTTCCGGGAGGTGGGAGCTCAAGCAGACGAGTGCCGGTTGGCCGAGCATCAATGTAGATGGTCTTCGTGAGCTCGCCACGGGGCATCTTGTCAGTCACGATGAGTTCCGCCAATGTATCGGCCTCGCCCAAAGCCTGACGAAATGATTAACAGGAAGACCCTTCGAGTTATGGCAAACTGACCGAGAATTTGCCTTTGATGGTCTCAAGGACTT from Colletotrichum higginsianum IMI 349063 chromosome 3, whole genome shotgun sequence includes the following:
- a CDS encoding Zn 2cys6 transcription factor gives rise to the protein MSLCGMIIARYPGEPLALFVTAEDILQDISTSFPFLSSFSLHPVIHSVRTDFEIDDYRTRPTKKARFRDDGAQDKTISASKLDSSFTQQALNTLVPGQPPSLHFIMSPGSQLLVRGRRQGPMDPISRNKAKETRDRKMECIRCKLSKQECRRNDDTLNGPCIGCEKHGGSQRWPGPCVKAHFGDLVLSGSCNYISSYAIYHLTLNNDTRIRRELPKRINLDELVGRVDQARRKFNFEVYQGGQPLYVLDLDSCHDYLQGLRNQMDVAEHDFPAFIDIALLQADTSGDDWEKCMTQTTSPPRDWLSLLCDVNRMPSRASFSYVSRPNISEPAAVVERPINVEDPDDADDLILAAQLSRIVCRKLEVKAYHHLQCLLYDWGTMEDGRVLTFLQSLGRILLTLRWRLSWWAAVPSIVVGDGTHGSKSDDANQQRVESRVRSLCWILYFYYCAVRRRLPVSDNEMLAGVYTEYPGAEKVVWDDFPGDESIKGFEAWIERGRELINEAGVLDRLER
- a CDS encoding Alpha beta hydrolase fold protein, encoding MFRLKKTPAREPRQAFGYDRDAVVSLVKGHYRLLVDMGHLHPEALQAPPETGWTDEELNVDALRTLGRSDKVIDLLRHLPYPRAGPPGSDEAGDDAAVYYETKVLSYLRNKWQPEKDPDPNWHKRPFAMLGLAPFDKPLPPHMVSLTYDEAAIGVIWLIDTEKGCVYPQGDDYYHYDDDETEKDAPWLAAKAVSFKTFFDKMNKDISNLKLVPAPAAGNFGAAIRKVNDPDAKAMKRLYREYGWPDAFRKDEFLRAALPARAAILDDEYDWSDA
- a CDS encoding MmcH protein, whose translation is MAASVLHAAGPPLAPGMDFGKLTYSDPKEQEFDSLASKVLETIKGKFSALGEADTLAELIVTDKMPRGELTKTIYIDARPTGTRLLELPPPGKSVDVTVSLRPDMIFGLANGNLDVNMVARIGFNVQGANPSKSHDLLDRISPRPSKVMTPKDYTFSQEALPKPTTDIVEVKRNIKQFGYGYEYSNLHRLLLLKDALAPEQVQILRRAILEQAAGERKAGVGDIEGGTNQRLWCVTTPQSTLSPHTLMVIANQRNVVNKGAEFLDLLNHPLFDELLAWFLGDYSYLSQASVNILGPNNVPMPFHRDQVPINPFTDDPVGLSFMFYMEDSSKMNGATHVIPASHIGHDGSIPASAPAGTCLVFNTTVWHSTGVNTTNAERPALIYAFNRYFMGSVINPYLSLRGDILGKLTVRQKQLLGFVVRPAFNWVGKARSAGEAVEQTEDIGEMRAAYEPIGGKATGIASISER